The sequence GATAATCAGGAAACATGTAATCATTAACATGCAGGATGAAATTCCTCATGCCACTGCGGTAAGAATCGAAGAGTTCAAAGAATTACCTGACGGTTCTGCAGTTATAGATGCTGTTATTTATGTTGAGACCGAAAGCCAAAAGAAAATTATGATTGGGAAAGACGGGTCGAAAATTAAGACAATAAAAAACTTTTCGAAAAGAGAGCTAAAGAATTTTATCCAAGGCTCAATCACGCTTACTCTTAATGTAAAAGAGAAGCATAACTGGAGAAAGAATAATGGCTTCCTTAAGTCGCTCGGTTACACCGAGAAAACAAACTAATTGCTGTAGATAAGCCTCATACCCGGCAGCCGCAATAAACTGGACAAACACATTATGGACAAACACATTACCTCATTAGAGATTACCGACATCTGTTATGGAACTTATGGCACCGGGAAATACGAGAACAAATTAATCTACGTCAAAGACACAGTTCCAGGAGATATTGTTTCGGTAAGGATCAAAAGAAAAAGGAAAGGGATACATTACGCCTCGGTAACCGAGATGCTAAAAAAATCCGAACTTCGCGCTCAATCGGACTGTCCCCACTTCCCTGAATGCGGTGGATGCTTATTCAGAGATATAACTTATGAAAATCAACTTATTCTAAAAAATCGATTATTATTAAACGAATTGAAACACCAGGATATTTATGCAGAACCTGAAGCAATAATTCCTTCTCCAACTACTTTATACTATAGAAACAAAATGGAATTCACTTTCGGAACAAAAGATGGTTCGATAATACTGGGAATGCACAAAAAAGGCGATTTTTCTACTGTAATCAACACTCCGGAATGCCGGCTGCAATCAACCAAGTCAAGCAGAATAAGAGAAATTATCATTGATTGGGCTAATAAAAACAACCTGATTTCATATAATCCAAGAACGCATGAAGGCACACTTCGTCACCTGCTTATCAGGGAAGGTAAAAATACCGGACAGATTATTATTGCGTTGATTACAGCCCATGAAAACCTGCCTGACCTCGAACTGCTCTCAGAAATATTGAAAAAAGAAATTACCGAACTCGTAGGTTTTTCTCTTGTAATAAATAGTAATATTGCAGATACCGTCACTTATGAGCAGCAGATCACTATTACAGGCCAGAACTATTTCCTTGAGAAGCTTGATGAGAGACACTATGAAGTATCACTTTCATCCTTTTTCCAAACAAACAGCAAAGGGACAGAGGTATTGTACCGGCATTTAAAGGATATAGTAAACACTATCCCAACAGAAACTGTGCTAGACCTCTACTGCGGTGCAGGAAGCATTGGCATCTACATTGCTGATCTAAAAAAAGAAATAATTGGAGTTGAACTCCATGCACAATCCATTCTTAATGCAGAAATAAACAAAACCCTTAATAACCTGACAAATATCTCCTATCACCATAAAGACGTCAGACTATTTTTAAAAGAATTCAATTACGATAAAGAAAATACTTTGGCAATCATCGATCCGCCACGGGAAGGCCTTCACCCTAAAACGAGAAAAATGTTACTTGAACATGCGTTGCCATGGTTGATTTATGTTTCCTGCAATCCAAAAACTCTTGCAATTGACCTTAAATACTTACAAGAAGGTTATACGATCAGCTGCTTACAGCCTTTCGATTTATTTCCGTACACACCTCATCAAGAAAGCATTGCGCTTTTAATTAAAAAGGTATAGAATCCCCCTATTATTTTCGGCAATCAAAATATCCTCTTACTGTTTATTTCTTAAAATATCTATTTTTATAATGTCCATTTATTGATATCATATTATATGGAGTTGTTGCTTAGAAAGTTGATTAATAACTTTC comes from Candidatus Margulisiibacteriota bacterium and encodes:
- a CDS encoding 23S rRNA (uracil(1939)-C(5))-methyltransferase RlmD is translated as MDKHITSLEITDICYGTYGTGKYENKLIYVKDTVPGDIVSVRIKRKRKGIHYASVTEMLKKSELRAQSDCPHFPECGGCLFRDITYENQLILKNRLLLNELKHQDIYAEPEAIIPSPTTLYYRNKMEFTFGTKDGSIILGMHKKGDFSTVINTPECRLQSTKSSRIREIIIDWANKNNLISYNPRTHEGTLRHLLIREGKNTGQIIIALITAHENLPDLELLSEILKKEITELVGFSLVINSNIADTVTYEQQITITGQNYFLEKLDERHYEVSLSSFFQTNSKGTEVLYRHLKDIVNTIPTETVLDLYCGAGSIGIYIADLKKEIIGVELHAQSILNAEINKTLNNLTNISYHHKDVRLFLKEFNYDKENTLAIIDPPREGLHPKTRKMLLEHALPWLIYVSCNPKTLAIDLKYLQEGYTISCLQPFDLFPYTPHQESIALLIKKV